Proteins from a genomic interval of Oncorhynchus nerka isolate Pitt River linkage group LG13, Oner_Uvic_2.0, whole genome shotgun sequence:
- the LOC115140296 gene encoding BAG family molecular chaperone regulator 4-like, with protein MTNDRSAGDAAWVMHHQMQSNPKSAWPSNFNSENNNVNWNNAMDASQYPGYSSNYWYPQTHSTAGHYPNAYPSGSDVQPPYNPQAMQAYPNGHGVYNTGPGQYPANSFHPSNPFYCAEQMSPRQATGQYPSQGCPGPEQSTGGSGQPHTQHQHQHHHYPGPHCQGAPSYPPGSYTHYGEGGPALPANPQYPTGQALHPRPQAEAWAHSGGYGPSHQQWQPGTQPLHSNYGNPVRPQHPPAWPGTGTGAPPPYEAKDQHYPGPHQHQCAPQVGPKPRPAPSPNPTNGKPVDFSSPPQMYNKPGRGGVQEPKPSQGEPPTQPQGPIGPQPLSDNPSLAKVQQVMARVLLLHEDVDEFVGKKSEKSYRYLEELLTKELLVLDSVETQGQEVVRQARKEAVQRIQAILDRLEKKAF; from the exons ATGACAAACGACAGAAGTGCTGGGGACGCTGCTTGGGTGATGCATCATCAAATGCAGTCGAATCCCAAATCCGCCTGGCCCTCAAATTTCAACTCGGAAAATAATAACGTGAACTGGAATAACGCTATG GACGCTTCCCAATACCCTGGTTACTCCTCAAACTACTGGTATCCCCAGACACATTCCACAGCAGGGCACTATCCAAATGCCTACCCTTCAGGATCTGACGTACAGCCACCTTACAACCCACAG gCAATGCAAGCATATCCAAATGGCCACGGCGTCTATAACACTGGTCCAGGCCAATATCCGGCAAATTCTTTCCACCCATCCAACCCATTCTACTGTGCAGAGCAGATGTCTCCCAGGCAGGCAACAGGCCAGTACCCTAGCCAGGGCTGCccaggaccagagcagagcaCAGGCGGGTCAGGACAACCCCACACCCAGCACCAACATcagcaccaccactaccctgGACCACACTGTCAAGGG GCCCCTAGCTATCCTCCTGGGTCTTACACACACTATGGGGAAGGTGGTCCTGCATTGCCTGCAAACCCCCAATATCCCACTGGACAGGCCCTTCACCCTAGGCCGCAGGCTGAGGCTTGGGCCCACTCAGGTGGGTATGGGCCCTCACACCAGCAGTGGCAGCCAGGCACCCAACCTCTACACAGCAACTATGGGAACCCTGTCCGCCCACAACACCCCCCAGCCTGGCCAGGCACTGGCACTGGAGCCCCACCCCCCTATGAAGCCAAG GACCAGCACTACCCAGGACCCCACCAGCACCAGTGTGCCCCACAGGTGGGACCCAAACCCAGACCagccccctcccctaaccccactaATGGCAAGCCCGTCGACTTCAGCTCACCTCCCCAGATGTACAACAAACCAGGACGAGGGGGGGTGCAGGAGCCAAAGCCTTCCCAGGGTGAGCCTCCAACCCAGCCCCAGGGGCCAATCGGGCCCCAGCCCCTGAGCGACAACCCCAGCTTGGCCAAAGTCCAGCAGGTCATGGCCCGGGTGCTTTTGCTCCATGAGGATGTGGATGAGTTTGTGGGTAAAAAATCGGAGAAGAGTTACCGATACCTGGAGGAACTGCTGACCAAGGAGCTGCTGGTTCTGGACTCAGTGGAGACTCAGGGACAGGAAGTGGTCAGGCAGGCCCGGAAGGAGGCTGTGCAGAGGATCCAGGCCATCCTGGACCGGCTGGAGAAAAAGGCCTTCTGA
- the LOC115140297 gene encoding U6 snRNA-associated Sm-like protein LSm1 produces MNYMPGTASLIDDIDKKHLVLLRDGRTLIGFLRSIDQFANLVFHQTIERIHVGKKFGDIPRGIFIVRGENVVLLGEIDIDKLCDNVLQQVSIEEILEEQRLQQQAKQKTEKAKVTALKDRGLSIPKADNLDEY; encoded by the exons ATGAACTACATGCCAGGGACCGCGAGTCTCATCGATGACATAGACA AAAAGCATCTTGTACTTCTTCGAGATGGACGAACGCTAATTGGGTTTCTGAGAAGCATTGACCAGTTTG CCAACCTAGTTTTTCATCAAACAATCGAGCGCATCCATGTGGGCAAGAAGTTTGGAGACATCCCCAGAGGAATCTTCATTGTGAGAGGAGAGAATGTTGTTTTGCTTGGAGAAATA GACATTGATAAGCTGTGTGACAACGTCTTGCAGCAAGTTTCTATAGAGGAGATCCTGGAGGAGCAGCGATTGCAACAGCAAGCCAAGCAGAAGACAGAGAAAGCCAAGGTGACCGCACTGAAGGACAGAGGCCTATCCATCCCCAAGGCAGATAATCTCGATGAATACTGA